Genomic window (Planktothrix serta PCC 8927):
CTGTAATGTAGCAGCAGTCGCTTCTTTTAGAAACAGATAATCCGGTTGCTTTTTGAGTTGGGTCAAATCCTTAGCCATATCGCAATAATTCAACCCTTTCCCTGTTTCTCCGTACTGAGTGTTAGTTTTCTCTAGGTAGTAATTCCAAACAAATCTACAACAACCAAAGCTTTTCGCCAAGACTGTTTGCTGTTCTTTGTTTGGATACAACCTTACTTTGAGAACGTCTAACATTTCTGCTCACATATCAACTTGTCTGGTATTATAGCGTTTAGTGTTAGAGAGTGTCAACTATGTATCACAAAGGTTTTAGATCGGTTTACAGGCTTAACGCTCATGTTGTACTGGTCGTCAAATACCGAAGGAAAGCAATTAGTAGAGAAATCTTAACAAGGTTGCATGAAATATTTGTTGATACCCTTAAAAAATGGGATTGTACATTATTGGAGTTTAACGGAGAATCCGATCATGTTCACTTACTGATCGACTACAAGCCCGATCAACCCCTATCAACATTAATTGGTAATCTTAAAACTGTTAGTAGCAGACTAATTCGCAAGGAATTTCCTGGTTTGGCATCTAAATATTTTTATAACAAACCTTATTTCTGGACGGGTTCTTACTTTGTTGCA
Coding sequences:
- the tnpA gene encoding IS200/IS605 family transposase, yielding MYHKGFRSVYRLNAHVVLVVKYRRKAISREILTRLHEIFVDTLKKWDCTLLEFNGESDHVHLLIDYKPDQPLSTLIGNLKTVSSRLIRKEFPGLASKYFYNKPYFWTGSYFVASCGGVTIEQLKKYVEQQTTPEN